A stretch of the Arachis stenosperma cultivar V10309 chromosome 6, arast.V10309.gnm1.PFL2, whole genome shotgun sequence genome encodes the following:
- the LOC130934175 gene encoding uncharacterized protein LOC130934175, producing the protein MVTTSGQEAEDKQSKLSKQPEDNSIEEEDRDHQEPKISQQELLKLYAPFPQLLNGAVGKRIYSRFLDLFASLHVNIPFIKAIKQMPTFIKYMKELLPRKSSIKGGQTIVLNKECSALIQPELPAKRRDLGSFHIPCAIGETMFDRALCDLGASINLLPLSLAKRLQINEIMSTDVVIRLADKTQKQAIGVVENVLLKVGKYFLPTDFVILDMEESHTHPIILGRPFIATARALMDVEKGELILRIHDERLSFNVFKLSQEVEQEHKEPSKDHNEMLKEEASTEAHPTYLETPLVDKQGKQQLPQLKEKLEEPKPLEGCEDNIKTPLEEKVIKSKAISKDTRKKVPRRWRNKKIPTEDFSPGDRVISAYFPDIPPNLLTVPSQLPKVFTINRVLSLEHIEIIDTTNGYKSTARGEDFKHYQPP; encoded by the coding sequence GCAAAGCAAACTCTCCAAACAGCCTGAAGACAACTCAATAGAGGAGGAGGATagagatcaccaagaaccaAAAATCTCACAACAAGAGTTACTGAAGCTCTATGCACCATTTCCCCAACTGCTCAATGGTGCTGTggggaagagaatatactcaagGTTCCTAGACTTGTTTGCATCTCTGCATGTGAACATACCATTCATCAAGGCCATCAAACAAATGCCTACATTCATCAAGTATATGAAGGAACTTCTTCCCAGGAAAAGCTCAATCAAAGGAGGCCAGACTATAGTGTTGaacaaggaatgtagtgccCTTATTCAACCTGAGTTGCCTGCAAAAAGAAGAGACCTAGGGAGTTTTCACATCCCCTGTGCCATAGGGGAAACAATGTTTGATAGAGCACTCTGTGATTTGggggcaagcatcaacttacTGCCCCTATCCTTGGCGAAGAGGCTACAGATCAATGAGATAATGTCCACAGATGTAGTCATCAGACTGGCTGACAAGACTCAAAAgcaagcaataggagtggtGGAAAATGTGTTGTTAAAGGTTGGGAAATATTTTCTCCCAACAGACTTTGTCATCCTGGACATGGAAGAGAGTCACACTCACCCAATCATATTGGGAAGACCATTCATAGCGACGGCAAGAGCACTCATGGATGTGGAGAAAGGGGAGCTAATATTGAGAATCCATGATGAACGGCTCAGCTTTAATGTCTTCAAACTCTCACAAGAAGTAGAGCAAGAGCACAAGGAACCAAGCAAAGATCATAATGAGATGCtgaaggaggaagcaagcacTGAAGCACACCCAACCTATCTGGAGACCCCTTTGGTTGATAAACAAGGGAAACAACAACTACCACAGCTCAAGGAAAAGTTGGAAGAACCTAAACCTCTAGAGGGATGTGAAGACAACATCAAAACCCCCTTAGAGGAAAAAGTCATCAAGAGCAAGGCAATATCAAAAGACACAAGGAAGAAGGTACCAAGGAGGTGGAGGAACAAAAAGATCCCTACAGAAGACTTTTCTCCAGGGGATAGAGTGATCTCAGCTTACTTCCCAGATATTCCCCCTAATCTCCTTACTGTACCATCTCAGTTACCTAAAGTCTTCACAATCAACAGAGTTCTTTCCCTGGAACATATAGAGATTATTGATACAACCAATGGATACAAGTCCACAGCAAGAGGGGAGGACTTCAAGCACTACCAACCACCCTGA